Within the Enterococcus hirae ATCC 9790 genome, the region AAGGCCATTTAGCGGAAGTCAAATTAGGAAATGAAGCCGACTATGATGAAACAGATAAAGCACAAGTGACCTATGACGGAAAAATTTACGGCGAACCAGCAGTGATCGAAACATTAGTCTTGTACTACAACAAGGATCTAGTAGATGCAGCACCAACCACTTTCAAAGAATTAGAAAATCTAGCCAAAGACAAACGCTTTGCCTTTGAATCAGAAGCAGGAAAAAATACTGGATTCTTAGCAAAATGGACTGATTTCTATTATTCTTATGGTTTACTAGCAGGCTATGGCGGGTATGTTTTTGGTGACAACGGAACTAATCCATCAGATATTGGTCTAAATAATGCAGGATCAATCGAAGGAATCACTTATGCTACAAACTGGTTCCAAAATGTTTGGCCAAAAGGGATGCAAGATATCAAGAGTGCAGGCGATTTCGTTAGCCAACAATTCATGTCTAACAAAGCAGCCGCAATCATTGATGGCCCTTGGCAAGCACAAACTTATAAAGACAACAAAATCAATTATGGGGTAGCAAAAATTCCAACATTGAACAACGGCGAATCTTATCAACCGTTTGGTGGAGGAAAAGGTTGGGTAGCAAGTAACTATTCTAAAAACAAAGAATTATCACAAAAATGGTTAGACTATGTGACAAACACAAAAAATCAAGAAAAATTCTTTGAAATGGTCAATGAGATTCCAGCCAATCAAGCAGCACGTGAAACAGCTAAATCAAAAAATGATGAATTGACAACTGCGGTGATTGATCAGTATGAAACTGCGCAAGCAATGCCAAATATTCCAGAAATGGCTGAAGTTTGGACTGGTGCTGAAAACTTAATGTTTGATGCAGCTTCAGGTTCTAAATCGCCAAAAGAATCTGCTAACCAAGCAGTGAAAACCATAAAAGAAGCGATTGAGCAAAAGTATTAAAAGTAACAAAGTGATCTCTATTCACGATCAAATGGATATTTTTACTAGATGTGGTGATAGTAGACCACTAAATCTCATTTGGTCAACCAAATCATAAAACAAGTCATGGATCAATAGGTGAAACAGTTGAACGGTGTATTTTCTTTAACTGTTTCACATTGATTCGTGTGAATAACATCCACGAGCAGAGTTTTTTTATAGCAACTGAGTGAGGACTACAAATGAATGGAAAATGGTTTTTGATAGCAATTATTGATGACTGTCATGGATAGCTACTATTTATAGTTACTATGTATAACTGCTATGAATAGTTACTTATAGATGGCTATTGTGGATAGCCGACTGATTCATTTCCTTGCGCAAAGAATAAAATAGTAGTACTGGGGGTATCGTTATGCAAGACGAACAAAATAATATCAATGTAAGAAAAATTACACTTATGTCTCTCATACCTGGCTTAGGGCAATTTGCTAATGGTCAAGCGTTCAAAGGAATCGTATTTCTAGGTATTTTCGTAGCATTTATTCTACAACTGATAGTTGGTGGCTTCCACTCTTTGATTGGCTTAGTCACACTGGGAACAGTTCCGATGGTGGATCACTCCTTATTTATTTTGATTCAAGGAACGCTGCAACTAATCATTACGGTTATTTTTTTTATTTTCTATGGACTGAATCTGTTAGATGCCAAACGTGTCGCAGTTTTACGCAAAGAAGGTAAGAAAATCAACCGAACGATGAAGGAAGTTATACATAATATTGGTGATGAGGGTTTTCCTTATTTGCTTACACTTCCAGCCTATCTTTTGATGATTTTTACGATTATTTTTCCAGTTCTAGTCACATTATTTACAGCATTTACCAACTATGATTTCAAACATATCCCACCTGCTAGTTTGATTGATTGGATCGGAGTAAAAAACTTTTTTAGTATCTTCTTCTTAAGTTCTTACCGTAATACCTTTTTCTCTGTGTTTTCTTGGACTGTTATTTGGACACTATGTGCAACGACACTTCAAATCACATTAGGTATTTTTACAGCCGTTATTGCTCACCAAAAATTTATTAAATTTAGACGTTTTTTTGGTATTATTTTCCTTTTACCATGGGCGGTACCAGCATTTATAACAATTATGAGTTTCTCTAATATCTTCAATGATAGTGTGGGGGCGATCAACACCCAAGTGATTCCTTTTATCAATCATCTGCCATTCGTAGACATTAGCGCGATTTCATGGAAAACAGATCCATTTTGGACGAAAGTTGCGATCATTATGGTTCAAGGGTGGTTAGGATTCCCTTATATCTATGTCATGGTAACAGGTATTTTACAATCCATTTCTGAAGATTTATATGAAGCAGCAAAAATCGATGGTGCAAATGCTTGGAAACGTTTCTCTAATATCACGTTACCGGCTATTTTTCTAGTAGCAGCGCCAACGTTTATTACTCAGTATACTGGTAATTTCAACAATTTCTCGATGATTTATTTATTTAACAACGGTGGTCCTGGAAGTGTAGGAGGGGGCGCAGGTTCAACAGACATCTTGATTTCTTGGATCTATAAACTAACGACGGGAACCTCGCCACAATACTCCATGGCTTCAGCCATTACACTAATTATTTCTGCAATTGTCATTTGTGTTTCTTTACTTGTGTTTAAAAAGACTAATGCATTTAATATGGAGGACTAAGCGATGAAACAATTTAATTCAAGTGCTAAATTCCAACGAAGATTGTCACAATTCTTGACCTATGTTTTTTTGATTCTTTTGTCGATCATCATTATCTATCCATTGTTGATTACAGCCAGTACAGCATTTAAATCAGGTAATATCGCTGCTTTTAGTCTGGATTTATCCAGTGACTGGACACTAGAAAATTTTAGACGGCTATTCTCAGAAACGTTATATGGTACTTGGTATAAAAATACCTTGATTATTTCCATTTTAACAATGGTTATCCAAGTGACTGTTGTAACTTTGGCTGGTTACACTTATAGTCGTTACCGTTTCATTGGACGCAAATCAAGCTTGATGTTTTTCCTGGTGATTCAAATGGTTCCAACGATGGCTGCATTGACCGCTTTTTACGTCATGGCTTTTCTACTTAACGCCTTAGATCGATACTGGTTCTTAACAATGATCTATATTGGTGGGGGAATTCCGATGAATACTTGGCTAATGAAAGGTTATTTTGATACTGTTCCACTTGATTTAGATGAATCTGCTAAATTAGATGGAGCTGGTCATTTCCGGATTTTTCTACAAATCGTTTTACCGTTAGTTAAACCAATGATTGCCGTTCAAGCATTATGGGCCTTTATGGGACCGTTCGGAGACTTCATGCTCGCTAAATTTTTACTACGCACACCAGAAAATCAAACAGTGGCAGTTGGTTTGCAAACATTCATTTCTGATGTGACAAATCAACGGGTTTCATTATTTGCCGCAGGAGCGATCCTCATTGCATTACCGATTTGTTTATTGTTCTTCTTTTTACAAAAAAACTTTGTCACTGGTTTGACTTCTGGTGGCACAAAAGGTTAGGAGCAGGTGTTGATGCAAACATTTCCTTTGAATTACTTTTCTCATTTAAATAGTCCTAGACGTCTTTTTGCTGGTAGAAGACAGTTGTCATGGCCTAAATTGAGTCTGATCTTTCTTTTCTTGGTCGCGTTGATGGTTATGCCGATTACCATGTATTATACCAATCAGGTAAAAGCAATCCCTATGGAGCAATTTTTGACAGTTCACCAACTAATTGATCAAGATGGAGTAAATAAATTTTTAGAATTACCCATGGAGAATGGGCAAATAAATCACTCACCAATAACGATTTATCAGAATAACGAAATACTGATTGGGTCAGGATTGACGAAAGAACAAAAAACGAAAAAAACGCCTTTATTGATTTCGCAAAAAATCATTGGACAATCCAGCAAAAAGAACAGGGGCGTATAAGAACCTATCAAATGAATTACCAAGCGTCTTTCAATCCCGAATCAGTCCGAACGCCACAAGAGTTTCAAGCATTTTTAGAACAGGAATTTTACGCCAGTAATCGTCCAATGATTATTTTATCTTATAGTATGAGTTTAGGAATCATCTTATTTATAATGACTAGCTTCATTTTATTTGGTGCTTCTTTCTTTTTATGGCTAACTAGAAAGAGTCGTTTTTCTTCCATCCAAACATTCAAAGAAAGTGCCAATTTAATGTTGAATGTGATTGGAGTTGGCTCCATTATTGCCACGATTGTTGGATTCTTTTATTTTGATTTTGTTTTGATGTTAGGTATTCAATCAACTGTTTCAGTTCTTTTATTGCTATGGATTTTTGCTAAAACTGGATTTAAAGATGAAGTCAAGGCCTAAGATCATCAACTAATTATGAGAAAATAAATGTGAAAATAATGAAAATTTGATAGGTAACAAAGATTTTTTTCTGAAAAATACCCTTCTGAGTTGATTCTTTTAATTTTTAGTATTAACGTTAAATAGTAGCAATTCTAAGGAGGAAAATCATGTTAGAAAAAACAGTATATAATCAATTATTTTCACGTTCTTTCTCCCTTCCAGTCGAAGTTACTTACTGGGATGGTACGACAAAACGCTATGGAGATACTGACAATCCTCCCCAAATCAAAATTAAGATCCATGAAGAAATACCAATGAAAGAAATCACAAATAACGCCTCTCTAGCTCTAGGTGAAGCTTACATGGATCATCGTATTGAGATTGAGGGAAGTATTCAAGCGTTGATCAACGATGCTTACCAACAAGCAAACAGCTTTTTAAGAGGGAGCGACTATTTAAAATGGCTTCCTAAAAAGCAAAAACACACAAAAAAACAAAATCAAGCAGATATTCATGCACATTATGATCTAGGAAATGATTTTTATGAAATGTGGCTAGATCCAACATTAACCTATTCTTGTGCTTATTTTGAGACACCTGAAGATACATTGGAACAAGCCCAAATCAATAAAGTCCACCACATCTTAGATAAACTTTTTATCAAGGATAATGATACGTTATTAGATATCGGTTGTGGTTGGGGAACCTTGATGTTTACAGCTATCAAAGAATACAATGTAAAAGCAACTGGTATTACCTTGAGTGAAGAACAATATAACCATATTACTAATCGGATCAAAGAAGAACATCTGGAAGATAAATGTCGGGTCTTATTAATGGATTATCGTGATCTAAAAGATGAAACGTTTGATCATATTACAAGTGTCGGGATGTTTGAACATGTGGGAGCAGACAACTTAAAAGAGTATTTTGGTGTCATCCAAAAATTACTAGCTCCTAAAGGAACAGCGTTGATTCACGGTATTACTCGTCAGCAAGGTGGGGCAGTTAATGCTTGGATCAACAAATATATTTTCCCGGGTGGATACATTCCAGGATTAGCAGAAATCGTAACAGATATTACGGATAATGATTTACAGTTAATTGATTTAGAAAGTTTGCGTCGGGACTATCAGCTTACTTTAGAACATTGGACAAATAATTTCCATAAAGTACAAGACAAGGTAACAGAAACTATGGGCGATTCCTTTTATCGAATGTGGGATCTTTACCTTCAAGCTTGTGCAGCATCTTTTGAATCAAGTAACATTGATGTTATCCAATACTTACTTGTTCAACCAAGTAATAATGATCTTCCAATGCATCGTGCATAAGGGGAAAACCTAATAAAAAATATTAATTAAGATTCGCATGAAAAGAGGCTTTGAAAGAAGCGTTTAGCTCCTCCCTTATTATTGAGGAGTTGCTTCTTGAACGCCGTGAATCAGAGGTCGTAAAAACATCGGGTAGCTCTGATGACAATAAGAAAGAATTTTTTGAAACAGCTTCTCATGTTTTGAAAAATTCAGGCTTATTTCAAGTAGCTGATGTTTGAACACCGTTTATTCGTTTTTAGAGATACTAGAAGAGACTGAGACAACTTTTGTCCCAGTCCCTTTTTTATTGTGAAAATGTCTAATGCTGGCCAACCTATTTTTTTGATTTTTTATTAGCTAAAAAGGAGATGATTATCGAGCTGATTTTGCCAATAGAATAGAACAGATATTGAAAGAGCAACCGTGCTAAACTGTATTTTTTGATGAATGAAAATGAAAAAATTATGATAATCAAAATTGCATAGACTATATGTGTCGTTCAATAAAGTGAAAAAAGATTTTCCATCAGTTCTCACTCTATGTATATAATCA harbors:
- a CDS encoding extracellular solute-binding protein, with amino-acid sequence MKKNYVKKLGLGLLSLGILGGLAACGNGKADTASGGNDEKTLTVSVDSGYKDYINEIKGDFEKENDVKIKLVEKDMFDQLEALSLDGPAGKGPDVMMAAYDRIGALGQQGHLAEVKLGNEADYDETDKAQVTYDGKIYGEPAVIETLVLYYNKDLVDAAPTTFKELENLAKDKRFAFESEAGKNTGFLAKWTDFYYSYGLLAGYGGYVFGDNGTNPSDIGLNNAGSIEGITYATNWFQNVWPKGMQDIKSAGDFVSQQFMSNKAAAIIDGPWQAQTYKDNKINYGVAKIPTLNNGESYQPFGGGKGWVASNYSKNKELSQKWLDYVTNTKNQEKFFEMVNEIPANQAARETAKSKNDELTTAVIDQYETAQAMPNIPEMAEVWTGAENLMFDAASGSKSPKESANQAVKTIKEAIEQKY
- a CDS encoding carbohydrate ABC transporter permease, with amino-acid sequence MQDEQNNINVRKITLMSLIPGLGQFANGQAFKGIVFLGIFVAFILQLIVGGFHSLIGLVTLGTVPMVDHSLFILIQGTLQLIITVIFFIFYGLNLLDAKRVAVLRKEGKKINRTMKEVIHNIGDEGFPYLLTLPAYLLMIFTIIFPVLVTLFTAFTNYDFKHIPPASLIDWIGVKNFFSIFFLSSYRNTFFSVFSWTVIWTLCATTLQITLGIFTAVIAHQKFIKFRRFFGIIFLLPWAVPAFITIMSFSNIFNDSVGAINTQVIPFINHLPFVDISAISWKTDPFWTKVAIIMVQGWLGFPYIYVMVTGILQSISEDLYEAAKIDGANAWKRFSNITLPAIFLVAAPTFITQYTGNFNNFSMIYLFNNGGPGSVGGGAGSTDILISWIYKLTTGTSPQYSMASAITLIISAIVICVSLLVFKKTNAFNMED
- a CDS encoding sugar ABC transporter permease, which gives rise to MKQFNSSAKFQRRLSQFLTYVFLILLSIIIIYPLLITASTAFKSGNIAAFSLDLSSDWTLENFRRLFSETLYGTWYKNTLIISILTMVIQVTVVTLAGYTYSRYRFIGRKSSLMFFLVIQMVPTMAALTAFYVMAFLLNALDRYWFLTMIYIGGGIPMNTWLMKGYFDTVPLDLDESAKLDGAGHFRIFLQIVLPLVKPMIAVQALWAFMGPFGDFMLAKFLLRTPENQTVAVGLQTFISDVTNQRVSLFAAGAILIALPICLLFFFLQKNFVTGLTSGGTKG
- a CDS encoding class I SAM-dependent methyltransferase, whose protein sequence is MLEKTVYNQLFSRSFSLPVEVTYWDGTTKRYGDTDNPPQIKIKIHEEIPMKEITNNASLALGEAYMDHRIEIEGSIQALINDAYQQANSFLRGSDYLKWLPKKQKHTKKQNQADIHAHYDLGNDFYEMWLDPTLTYSCAYFETPEDTLEQAQINKVHHILDKLFIKDNDTLLDIGCGWGTLMFTAIKEYNVKATGITLSEEQYNHITNRIKEEHLEDKCRVLLMDYRDLKDETFDHITSVGMFEHVGADNLKEYFGVIQKLLAPKGTALIHGITRQQGGAVNAWINKYIFPGGYIPGLAEIVTDITDNDLQLIDLESLRRDYQLTLEHWTNNFHKVQDKVTETMGDSFYRMWDLYLQACAASFESSNIDVIQYLLVQPSNNDLPMHRA